The following coding sequences are from one Deinococcus planocerae window:
- a CDS encoding DUF4259 domain-containing protein yields MNVWGIGSFENEVGAAFAEEVVQDGAVALAEAFDVALDPDADFLAAEEGHRALAAAEVLAAGLTGDTERVTDAGLRAWLSGAHPADLEPLRDLGRAAVERVLGPDSELPDLWADEEDAAVWRADVGRLLVALR; encoded by the coding sequence ATGAACGTCTGGGGCATCGGCAGTTTCGAGAACGAAGTGGGCGCGGCCTTCGCGGAGGAAGTGGTGCAGGACGGCGCCGTCGCCCTCGCCGAGGCGTTCGACGTGGCCCTCGACCCCGACGCCGACTTTCTGGCCGCCGAGGAGGGCCACCGCGCCCTCGCCGCCGCTGAGGTGCTGGCCGCCGGGCTGACGGGCGACACTGAGCGCGTTACGGACGCCGGTCTGCGGGCGTGGCTCTCGGGCGCCCACCCCGCCGACCTCGAACCCCTGCGCGACCTGGGCCGCGCCGCCGTCGAGCGTGTGCTCGGCCCGGACAGCGAACTCCCCGACCTGTGGGCCGACGAGGAGGACGCGGCGGTGTGGCGGGCGGATGTGGGGCGGCTGCTCGTGGCGTTGAGGTAG